From the Campylobacter volucris genome, the window TTTATAAATTTCTTGATAATCTAAGCTTTCTTTTAGAATTTGGTTTAAAACTTCATTATCTTCTATGCCATTCCATATTTTTTTATAAGTGCCATTTTTATAGCCATTTTCTTGTCTAAATTGATTTAAGATATTTTTGCCTATGTAAATTTTATAAAGATCAAAAAAGCTCAATCCACATTTTCTAGCTAAGACAAAATATACACTCAAAAGCTCACCTAAATCATAGTCAAAACCGCTACATTTATGAATGATTAGTTCAATATCATTTAAAATTCCATATATATCAGCATCATTTGGAATAGTATTGTCTTTACAAAAATCATCAAAAAAAGTTACAGATGAAACTTCTTCTGCGATGAAATTTTTATCTGTAACATTTTTTTCTTTGTATTCTTCTAAAATTAAACTCATAATAAAATGCCAAATATCTACAATTTCAATGCGAACATTATCCCAGTTTGCAGGTGTATTGATATTTTTCCAATGTTTCCAAGCAAAAGAATCTATAAGTTCAGCACATTCCATATAAATACATCTTCTAAAACTAATTAATTTACCTTCTTTTGTATAGCCATTTTCCCATCCTATGCCATTGGTATCATCATTTAGTTTTTGTTGAAGTTCGAGCATACTTTTTAAGATATCTTTTGCTTTCATTGTTAAGCCTTATGCGTAAAATCCAAATTCTTTATTATTTTCTTCTTTTTTTTCTTTTTGTTTATTGTAATTTTCCCAAATTTCTTCTAGTAATTTAGCACTATCTTGGAAAAGTTGTTTTTTAACATCATCAAGATCAGTTTTGCCCAATTCTTGTTTTAAGCTCTTATCCATAGTATTGAGTAATTCATGTAAGGTAGCTTTTTTATACTCTTCG encodes:
- a CDS encoding dUTPase, dimeric, producing the protein MKAKDILKSMLELQQKLNDDTNGIGWENGYTKEGKLISFRRCIYMECAELIDSFAWKHWKNINTPANWDNVRIEIVDIWHFIMSLILEEYKEKNVTDKNFIAEEVSSVTFFDDFCKDNTIPNDADIYGILNDIELIIHKCSGFDYDLGELLSVYFVLARKCGLSFFDLYKIYIGKNILNQFRQENGYKNGTYKKIWNGIEDNEVLNQILKESLDYQEIYKKLQEVYKNIK